From Vitis vinifera cultivar Pinot Noir 40024 chromosome 14, ASM3070453v1, a single genomic window includes:
- the LOC104881522 gene encoding protein FAR1-RELATED SEQUENCE 4-like: MVVSHKKAYNHIDAMRRIEIKDGDAEATLAYLCGKAEMDSSLFYKLNVDEESRLASLFWVDSTTRMDYACFGDVLTFDSTYRTSAYKKPLVVFVGVNHHHQTVVFGCVLLMDESIGTYEWVLKTFLIAMMNKKPIFVVIDGDKAMRKAIKIVLPDACPRMCSWHLQRNTFTNVHIKDFTSIFARCMFMRGNAEEFEKVWHEMVEKLGLNENH; this comes from the coding sequence ATGGTGGTTTCACACAAAAAGGCATACAATCACATTGATGCAATGCGtagaattgaaattaaagacGGTGATGCGGAAGCCACGTTGGCTTACTTGTGTGGAAAGGCAGAAATGGattcttcattattttataaattgaacGTTGATGAAGAAAGCCGACTAGCAAGCTTATTTTGGGTTGATTCAACTACTCGAATGGATTATGCGTGTTTTGGAGATGTCCTAACATTTGATTCAACCTATAGGACAAGTGCCTATAAAAAGCCTCTAGTAGTGTTTGTTGGTGTTAATCATCACCACCAAACTGTGGTATTTGGTTGTGTATTATTGATGGATGAAAGTATTGGTACATATGAATGGGTGTTGAAGACATTTCTTATTGCAATGATGAATAAGAAGCCCATATTCGTAGTAATTGATGGGGATAAAGCTATGCGTAAGGCAATTAAAATAGTTCTACCCGATGCGTGCCCTCGCATGTGTTCATGGCATTTGCAACGAAATACATTCACGAATGTGCATATTAAGGACTTCACAAGCATCTTTGCAAGGTGCATGTTCATGCGTGGGAATGCAGAAGAATTCGAAAAGGTTTGGCATGAAATGGTTGAAAAGTTGGGTCTTAATGAGAATCATTAG